One Nocardia sp. BMG111209 DNA segment encodes these proteins:
- a CDS encoding 8-amino-7-oxononanoate synthase translates to MTDPLNWLDERAEDRVRAGLRRELRARTPQTGLIDLASNDYLGLSKHPDVIAGAVEAVRTWGTGSTGSRLVTGTTTAHEQFEAELAEFVGAEAGLVFASGYAANLGAVTALAGRGSLVVSDAASHASLVDACRLSRARVEIAPHRDVAAVERLLGARTEERALVLTDSVFSADGDLAPLAELHRVTRAHGAVLIVDEAHGLGVRGGGRGLVHEVGLAGEPDLVVTATLSKALAAQGGAVLATERVRAHLIDTARTFIFDTGLAPAAVGAAGAALRLLREDPALGSRVLARATEIARIAGVPQPDSAVVSVVLGEPQVAYEAAVACRERGLSVGCFRPPTVPEGTSRLRITARADLTDAEMDVITTVLADVLADAREAVAA, encoded by the coding sequence GTGACTGATCCGTTGAACTGGCTGGACGAGCGGGCCGAGGACCGGGTGCGGGCCGGGTTGCGCCGGGAGTTGCGGGCGCGTACGCCGCAGACCGGGCTGATCGACCTCGCCTCCAACGACTACCTCGGGTTGTCGAAGCATCCGGACGTGATCGCCGGGGCTGTCGAGGCCGTACGGACCTGGGGGACCGGGTCGACCGGTTCGCGTCTGGTCACCGGAACCACCACCGCGCACGAGCAGTTCGAGGCCGAGTTGGCGGAGTTCGTCGGCGCGGAGGCCGGGCTGGTGTTCGCGTCCGGGTACGCGGCCAATCTCGGTGCGGTAACCGCGCTGGCCGGGCGCGGCAGCCTGGTCGTCTCGGATGCCGCGAGCCACGCCTCGCTGGTGGACGCGTGCCGGTTGTCGCGGGCGCGGGTCGAGATCGCGCCGCATCGGGATGTCGCGGCGGTGGAGCGGTTGCTCGGTGCGCGCACCGAGGAGCGGGCGCTGGTACTCACCGATTCGGTGTTCAGCGCCGACGGCGATCTGGCGCCGCTGGCCGAACTGCATCGGGTGACCCGCGCGCACGGTGCGGTGCTGATCGTCGACGAGGCACATGGGCTGGGTGTGCGCGGGGGTGGCCGCGGGCTGGTGCACGAGGTGGGACTGGCCGGTGAGCCGGATCTCGTCGTCACCGCCACGCTGTCGAAAGCCCTTGCCGCCCAAGGTGGTGCGGTGCTGGCGACCGAACGGGTGCGCGCGCACCTGATCGACACCGCCCGCACCTTCATCTTCGATACCGGTCTGGCGCCGGCGGCGGTCGGGGCCGCCGGGGCGGCGCTGCGGCTGCTGCGCGAGGATCCGGCGCTCGGCAGCCGGGTGTTGGCGCGAGCCACCGAGATCGCGCGCATCGCCGGTGTGCCGCAACCGGATTCGGCTGTCGTATCGGTGGTGCTGGGGGAGCCGCAGGTCGCCTACGAGGCCGCCGTGGCATGCCGGGAGCGCGGCCTGAGCGTCGGCTGCTTCCGTCCCCCGACGGTTCCGGAGGGCACCTCGCGGCTGCGGATCACCGCCCGCGCCGACCTGACCGACGCCGAAATGGACGTCATCACAACGGTTCTCGCCGACGTGCTCGCCGATGCCCGTGAGGCGGTGGCGGCATGA
- a CDS encoding helix-turn-helix domain-containing GNAT family N-acetyltransferase has translation MNTVTDHTVDATDIATVREFNRRYTRLIGVLHEHLVETDYSLTEARVLFELAHAGPTNPPARAATTGPADATTPSPIDTATLRHDLGLDPGYLSRILARFEELGLVTRRRSERDGRRQAVRLTDAGAAAFADLNERSSRDVAALLAGHSPADRARLVEAMRTVGSILDRRGGEPILREPRPGDHGWVIARNAALYAAEYGWDDSYETLVARIVAEYLGTRAPGRERAWIAEYDGAPVGAVYCVREDDTTARLRLLLVEPSARGLGVGSALIGACLRFAADAGYRSVVLWTNDVLTAARRIYQRAGFELVESAPHHSFGKDLVGQTWRLDLERTNFRPVTAG, from the coding sequence ATGAACACCGTCACCGACCACACCGTCGACGCCACCGATATCGCGACCGTCCGCGAGTTCAACCGCCGCTACACCCGGCTCATCGGCGTCCTGCACGAACATCTGGTCGAGACCGACTACTCCCTCACCGAGGCCCGGGTCCTCTTCGAACTGGCCCACGCCGGCCCCACCAACCCGCCCGCCCGGGCCGCGACGACCGGCCCCGCCGACGCCACGACCCCGAGCCCCATCGACACCGCCACCCTCCGCCACGATCTGGGCCTGGATCCCGGCTACCTCAGCCGCATCCTGGCCCGCTTCGAGGAACTGGGCCTGGTCACCCGCCGGCGTTCCGAACGCGACGGCCGCCGCCAGGCGGTCCGGCTCACCGACGCCGGCGCCGCCGCCTTCGCCGATCTGAACGAGCGCTCCAGCCGCGACGTGGCCGCACTGCTGGCCGGGCACTCCCCCGCCGACCGGGCCCGGCTGGTCGAGGCGATGCGGACCGTCGGATCCATCCTCGATCGCCGCGGCGGCGAACCGATCCTGCGCGAACCCCGCCCCGGCGACCACGGCTGGGTGATCGCCCGCAACGCCGCGCTCTACGCCGCCGAATACGGCTGGGACGACAGCTACGAGACGCTCGTCGCCCGGATCGTCGCCGAATACCTCGGCACCCGCGCGCCGGGACGCGAGCGCGCCTGGATCGCCGAATACGACGGCGCGCCGGTCGGCGCGGTGTACTGCGTGCGCGAGGACGACACGACCGCCCGGCTGCGGCTGCTGCTGGTCGAACCGTCGGCGCGCGGCCTCGGTGTCGGCTCGGCGCTGATCGGGGCGTGCCTGCGGTTCGCCGCGGACGCCGGCTACCGCAGCGTCGTGCTCTGGACCAATGACGTCCTCACCGCCGCGCGCCGGATCTATCAGCGCGCCGGATTCGAACTCGTCGAGTCGGCCCCGCACCACAGCTTCGGCAAGGATCTGGTCGGCCAGACCTGGCGGCTCGACCTCGAGCGGACGAATTTCCGGCCGGTCACCGCCGGGTAG
- the bioB gene encoding biotin synthase BioB: protein MTHAPVRTAVDILATAREQVLEQGVGLTREQTLEVLRLGDDRLEELLALAHEVRMKWCGPEVEVEGIISLKTGGCPEDCHFCSQSGLFQSPVRAAWLDIPSLVEAARQTAKTGATEFCIVAAVRGPDERLMAQVAAGVEAIRNEVDIQVACSLGMLNQDQVDRLAAMGVHRYNHNLETAKSHFPNVVTTHSWEERWDTLRMVRDAGMEVCCGGILGMGETLEQRAEFATQLAELEPDEVPLNFLNPRPGTPFGDLEVLPASEALKAVAAFRLALPRTILRFAGGREITLGDLGAEQGILGGINAVIVGNYLTTLGRPAESDIDLLANLKMPIKALNETL from the coding sequence ATGACCCACGCACCCGTCAGGACCGCAGTCGACATCCTCGCCACCGCGCGCGAGCAGGTGCTCGAGCAGGGCGTCGGGCTCACCCGCGAGCAGACCCTCGAGGTGCTGCGGCTCGGTGACGACCGGCTGGAGGAGCTGCTCGCCCTCGCCCACGAGGTACGGATGAAGTGGTGCGGTCCCGAGGTCGAGGTCGAGGGCATCATCTCGCTGAAGACCGGCGGCTGCCCCGAGGACTGCCATTTCTGCTCGCAGTCCGGCCTGTTCCAGTCGCCGGTGCGCGCCGCGTGGCTGGACATCCCGAGCCTGGTCGAGGCCGCCAGGCAGACCGCGAAGACCGGCGCCACCGAATTCTGCATCGTCGCGGCCGTGCGCGGGCCCGACGAGCGGCTGATGGCACAGGTCGCCGCCGGGGTCGAGGCCATCCGCAACGAGGTCGACATCCAGGTCGCCTGCTCGCTGGGCATGCTGAACCAGGACCAGGTCGACCGGCTCGCCGCGATGGGCGTGCACCGCTACAACCACAACCTCGAGACCGCCAAGTCGCACTTCCCGAACGTGGTCACCACGCACAGCTGGGAGGAGCGCTGGGACACCCTGCGCATGGTCCGGGACGCCGGGATGGAGGTGTGCTGCGGTGGCATCCTCGGCATGGGGGAGACGCTGGAGCAGCGGGCCGAATTCGCCACGCAGCTGGCGGAATTGGAGCCCGACGAGGTGCCGCTGAACTTCCTCAACCCGCGGCCGGGCACGCCGTTCGGCGATCTGGAGGTGCTGCCCGCGTCGGAGGCGCTGAAGGCGGTGGCCGCGTTCCGGCTGGCCCTGCCGCGCACGATCCTGCGTTTCGCCGGCGGCCGCGAGATCACCCTCGGCGACCTCGGTGCGGAGCAGGGCATCCTCGGCGGCATCAACGCCGTCATCGTCGGCAACTACCTGACGACGCTGGGCCGGCCCGCCGAATCGGATATCG
- the bioD gene encoding dethiobiotin synthase: protein MSTLIVTGTSTDVGKTIVTAALAATALAAGRTVAVCKPAQTGIAPGEPGDLAEVRRLSGVTRTVEPARYPDPLAPDTAARRAGQPLLTLGETVSAIDGLADADLTLVEGAGGLLVRLGEFTLLELAAKLDAPVLVVAAAGLGTLNHSELTVRALSAAGLRCAGLVIGSWPATPDLAAECNRTDLPAVTGVDLVGEVPEGAGRWDPARFAATAPTWFRTDWAAAYLG from the coding sequence ATGAGCACTTTGATCGTCACCGGTACCTCGACCGATGTCGGCAAGACCATTGTGACCGCCGCACTGGCCGCGACGGCTCTGGCGGCCGGACGCACGGTCGCGGTGTGCAAACCCGCTCAAACCGGCATCGCCCCTGGTGAACCCGGTGATCTGGCCGAGGTTCGGCGGCTGTCCGGCGTGACCCGGACCGTCGAACCGGCCCGGTATCCCGACCCGCTCGCACCAGACACCGCGGCCCGCCGCGCCGGGCAGCCGCTGCTGACCCTCGGTGAGACGGTGTCCGCGATCGACGGACTCGCCGACGCCGACCTCACCCTGGTGGAAGGTGCGGGTGGCCTGCTGGTTCGGCTCGGTGAGTTCACGCTGCTCGAATTGGCCGCGAAGCTCGACGCGCCGGTCCTGGTTGTCGCCGCCGCCGGATTGGGCACGCTCAACCACAGTGAGCTCACGGTTCGCGCGCTCAGCGCCGCGGGCCTGCGCTGCGCGGGCCTGGTGATCGGATCCTGGCCCGCCACACCCGATCTCGCCGCCGAATGTAACCGCACAGACCTGCCTGCCGTGACCGGCGTCGACCTGGTCGGCGAGGTGCCCGAGGGCGCCGGCCGCTGGGATCCGGCCCGATTCGCCGCCACCGCTCCGACCTGGTTCCGAACCGATTGGGCCGCAGCGTATCTGGGCTGA
- the glgX gene encoding glycogen debranching protein GlgX produces MVLPEPPGAATPLGVWPGAAYPLGATYDGAGTNFSVFSEVAERVELCLIDRLGAESRIPLEEVDGYVWHAYVPTIAPGQRYGFRMHGPHDPDRGLRCDPAKLLLDPYGKAFTGRIDNHPALYTPGADSLGHTMTGVVINPFFDWAHDHPPRRPYAETVIYEAHVKGMTMTHPAVPPELRGTYAGIAHPAIIDHLNSLGVTAIELMPVHTFVHDKMLVDQGLRQYWGYNSVGYLAPHHEYAADQRAGAAVTEFKAMVRALHAAGIEVILDVVYNHTGEGGDGGPTLSLRGIDNAAYYRLAEEDPARYVDYTGTGNSLNVRHPHTLQLIMDSLRYWITQMHVDGFRFDLASTLARELHDVDRLSAFFDLVQQDPVVSQVKLIAEPWDVGEGGYQVGNFPVLWTEWNGKYRDTVRDYWRGEPATLGEFAYRLTGSSDLYEATGRRPWASINFVTAHDGFTLRDLVSYNEKHNEANGEDNRDGEGHNRSWNCGVEGPTDDPAVLALRDRQSRNMIATLALSQGTPMLLHGDEMGRTQHGNNNTYCQDSPLSWMDWTLAQKNSDLVDFTRTALALRADHPVFRRRRFFDGRPTAGHRHPGDIAWLTPAGTEMTDADWDSGFGRSLVVFLNGDAIAEPGPRGERVSDDSFLLCFNAHDEAIDVTLPGTAFGLQWSVALDCSAATGHAPADYAAAVTVGVPARCLLVLRRTA; encoded by the coding sequence ATGGTCCTGCCCGAACCCCCCGGTGCCGCGACGCCGCTGGGCGTCTGGCCGGGCGCCGCCTATCCGCTGGGCGCGACCTACGACGGAGCCGGCACCAACTTCTCGGTGTTCTCCGAAGTGGCCGAGCGGGTGGAGCTGTGCCTGATCGACCGCCTCGGCGCCGAGTCCCGGATACCCCTCGAGGAAGTCGACGGCTACGTGTGGCACGCCTACGTGCCCACCATCGCCCCCGGCCAGCGCTACGGATTCCGGATGCACGGGCCGCACGATCCCGATCGCGGATTGCGTTGCGATCCGGCCAAACTCCTGCTCGACCCGTACGGCAAGGCGTTCACGGGCCGGATCGACAACCATCCCGCGCTGTACACCCCCGGCGCGGATTCGCTGGGGCACACCATGACCGGCGTGGTGATCAATCCGTTCTTCGACTGGGCCCACGATCATCCGCCGAGACGTCCCTACGCCGAGACGGTCATCTACGAAGCCCACGTGAAGGGCATGACGATGACCCATCCGGCGGTGCCCCCGGAACTGCGCGGCACCTACGCCGGCATCGCCCACCCGGCGATCATCGATCATCTGAACTCGCTGGGCGTCACCGCGATCGAGCTGATGCCGGTGCACACCTTCGTGCACGACAAGATGCTGGTGGACCAGGGCCTGCGGCAGTACTGGGGCTACAACAGCGTGGGATACCTTGCCCCGCACCACGAATACGCCGCCGACCAGCGCGCCGGCGCCGCGGTCACCGAATTCAAGGCGATGGTCCGCGCGCTGCACGCCGCCGGTATCGAGGTGATCCTCGACGTCGTCTACAACCACACCGGTGAGGGCGGCGACGGCGGCCCGACGCTGTCGCTGCGCGGCATCGACAACGCCGCGTACTACCGTCTGGCGGAGGAGGATCCGGCCCGGTACGTCGACTACACCGGCACCGGCAACAGCCTCAACGTGCGGCACCCGCACACCCTGCAGCTGATCATGGACTCGTTGCGGTACTGGATCACCCAGATGCACGTCGACGGTTTCCGGTTCGATCTGGCCTCGACCCTGGCCCGCGAATTGCACGATGTGGACCGGCTTTCCGCCTTCTTCGACCTGGTGCAACAGGATCCGGTGGTGAGTCAGGTGAAGCTCATCGCCGAGCCCTGGGACGTGGGTGAGGGCGGTTATCAGGTCGGCAACTTCCCGGTGCTGTGGACGGAGTGGAACGGCAAGTACCGCGACACCGTCCGCGACTACTGGCGTGGCGAACCGGCCACCCTGGGCGAGTTCGCCTATCGGCTCACCGGCTCCTCGGATCTCTACGAGGCGACCGGCCGCCGACCCTGGGCCAGTATCAACTTCGTCACCGCACACGACGGCTTCACGCTGCGGGACCTGGTGTCCTACAACGAGAAACACAACGAGGCCAACGGCGAGGACAACCGGGACGGGGAGGGCCACAACCGGTCCTGGAACTGCGGCGTGGAGGGCCCCACCGACGATCCTGCGGTGCTGGCGCTGCGAGACCGGCAGAGCCGCAACATGATCGCGACCCTGGCGCTGTCCCAGGGCACCCCGATGCTGCTGCACGGCGACGAGATGGGCCGCACCCAGCACGGCAACAACAACACCTACTGCCAGGACTCCCCGCTGTCCTGGATGGATTGGACACTGGCGCAGAAGAATTCGGACCTGGTCGACTTCACCCGCACCGCACTCGCGCTGCGCGCCGACCATCCGGTGTTCCGCCGCCGCCGCTTCTTCGACGGCCGGCCCACCGCCGGGCACCGGCACCCCGGCGACATCGCCTGGCTCACCCCGGCGGGCACGGAGATGACCGACGCCGACTGGGATTCCGGTTTCGGCCGCTCGCTGGTGGTATTCCTCAACGGCGACGCCATCGCCGAACCGGGCCCGCGCGGGGAGCGGGTCAGCGACGACTCGTTCCTGTTGTGCTTCAATGCCCATGACGAGGCCATCGACGTCACCCTGCCCGGCACCGCGTTCGGCCTGCAATGGTCGGTCGCGCTGGACTGTTCGGCCGCCACCGGGCACGCTCCGGCGGACTACGCCGCCGCGGTCACGGTCGGGGTGCCCGCTCGCTGCCTGCTCGTTCTCCGCCGTACCGCATGA
- a CDS encoding alpha/beta fold hydrolase: MLSDQWPPTSVADYDDARRRARLAETRLGHGWVRWGRTRRVLLRALLIPLLLGFVCAQYSAGDVAPERARLARTEPAVLPVTPAANPQVRNTAVFDLVGLGALESGGTARALPTLAQLGSVWAVRYDNTGIDTKVIGDLIVKVTDAAHVDNVVLVGHSMGGVIALEIGRHLYTGSTKRLSAVVLDCTPVNLDAVRPESRNQGEELLRWIGWVPGARESRALRLLAEMYSRREDYVDYTTEPPGIRSPRFARTLADVLWQKLFNSDVASNGLIESQFEAIVAGGAVGDLGALSRRVDDKPRPAIVFIRPHNPDRDPIVDDEYTHRVLIDTVGGPGGTLQVVLTRSTGHANPIQQPGEYNAVIEQQIVPFVRLVQSEELALPQRR; encoded by the coding sequence GTGCTTTCCGACCAGTGGCCACCTACCAGCGTCGCGGATTACGACGATGCGCGGCGGCGGGCCCGGCTGGCCGAGACCCGGCTCGGGCACGGGTGGGTCCGGTGGGGGCGTACACGCCGGGTGTTGTTGCGCGCGTTGCTGATTCCGTTGCTGCTGGGATTCGTCTGTGCGCAGTACAGTGCGGGGGACGTTGCTCCGGAACGGGCCCGGCTGGCTCGCACCGAACCGGCGGTGCTGCCGGTCACGCCGGCGGCGAATCCGCAGGTCCGCAATACCGCGGTCTTCGATCTGGTCGGGCTCGGCGCGCTGGAGTCCGGTGGTACGGCGCGTGCGTTGCCTACGTTGGCTCAGCTGGGGTCGGTGTGGGCGGTGCGGTACGACAACACCGGTATCGACACGAAGGTGATCGGGGATCTGATCGTCAAGGTCACCGATGCGGCGCACGTCGACAATGTGGTGCTGGTCGGGCACAGCATGGGCGGGGTGATCGCGCTGGAGATCGGGCGGCACCTGTACACCGGGAGTACGAAGCGGCTCAGTGCCGTCGTGCTGGACTGTACTCCGGTGAATCTCGACGCCGTCCGGCCCGAGAGTCGTAATCAGGGGGAGGAGTTGCTGCGCTGGATCGGGTGGGTTCCGGGGGCGCGGGAGAGTCGCGCGCTGCGGCTGCTGGCCGAGATGTATTCCCGGCGTGAGGATTACGTCGATTACACGACCGAGCCGCCGGGGATCAGGTCACCGCGGTTCGCGCGGACGCTGGCGGATGTGTTGTGGCAGAAGCTGTTCAATTCCGATGTCGCCAGCAACGGGCTGATCGAATCGCAGTTCGAGGCGATCGTGGCGGGCGGCGCGGTGGGTGATCTCGGTGCGCTGTCGCGGCGGGTCGACGACAAGCCCAGGCCCGCCATCGTTTTCATCCGGCCGCACAATCCCGACCGCGATCCGATCGTGGACGACGAATACACCCATCGGGTGCTGATCGATACCGTGGGCGGTCCCGGCGGCACCCTGCAGGTGGTGCTCACCCGTAGTACCGGGCACGCCAATCCGATTCAGCAACCGGGGGAGTACAACGCGGTGATCGAGCAGCAGATCGTGCCGTTCGTGCGGCTGGTGCAGAGCGAGGAGCTCGCGTTGCCGCAGCGCCGGTGA
- a CDS encoding adenosylmethionine--8-amino-7-oxononanoate transaminase — protein sequence MPLTSDDITALDAAHVWHPYGGFPASTEPLIVASASGTRLTLADGRELVDGMSSWWAAVHGYRHPVLDAALVAQSQRMSHVMFGGLTHEPAVRLSQLLVRLTPAGLDKVFLCDSGSVSVEVAVKMCLQYWRALGRPEKRRLFTWRGGYHGDTFTPMSVCDPEGGMHALWTDVLADQIFAPVPPAEYLPGYVEELDRLLAAHAGELAAVIVEPVVQGAGGMRFHHPRYLADLRRLCDEHGVLLIFDEIATGFGRTGTFFAAEQGGVRPDVMCVGKALTGGYLSLAATLCTTEIAEAISAAHGGLMHGPTFMGNPLACAVAVASVELLLSRDWAAEVAGIEAGLRAGLAAAQDVPGVIEVRVHGAIGVVELDRPVDMRKATHAAVDAGVWLRPFRNLVYTMPPFVSTAEDVARIAAGVVAAAEA from the coding sequence GTGCCCCTGACCTCCGACGACATCACCGCCCTCGACGCCGCCCACGTGTGGCATCCCTACGGCGGATTCCCCGCGAGCACCGAGCCGCTGATCGTGGCGTCCGCGTCCGGCACCCGGCTCACCCTCGCCGACGGCCGCGAACTCGTCGACGGCATGAGCTCGTGGTGGGCGGCCGTGCACGGGTACCGGCATCCGGTGCTGGACGCGGCGCTGGTGGCCCAGTCACAGCGGATGAGCCACGTCATGTTCGGCGGCCTCACCCACGAACCGGCGGTGCGGCTGTCGCAACTGCTGGTCCGGCTGACGCCCGCGGGGCTGGACAAGGTGTTCCTCTGCGACTCCGGCTCGGTGTCGGTGGAGGTGGCGGTCAAGATGTGCCTGCAGTATTGGCGAGCGCTCGGCCGGCCCGAGAAGCGGCGGCTGTTCACCTGGCGCGGCGGCTACCACGGCGACACCTTCACCCCGATGAGCGTCTGCGATCCGGAGGGCGGCATGCACGCGCTGTGGACCGACGTGCTGGCCGATCAGATCTTCGCCCCCGTACCGCCCGCCGAGTACCTGCCCGGCTACGTCGAGGAACTGGATCGGCTGCTGGCCGCGCATGCCGGCGAACTCGCCGCGGTGATCGTGGAACCGGTCGTACAGGGCGCCGGGGGTATGCGTTTCCACCACCCGCGCTACCTCGCCGACCTGCGCCGGTTGTGCGACGAGCACGGCGTGCTGCTGATCTTCGACGAGATCGCCACCGGATTCGGCCGCACCGGAACGTTCTTCGCCGCCGAACAGGGCGGGGTGCGGCCGGATGTGATGTGTGTCGGCAAGGCGCTCACCGGCGGATATCTGAGCCTGGCCGCGACCCTGTGCACGACGGAGATCGCCGAGGCGATCAGCGCCGCGCACGGCGGGCTGATGCACGGGCCCACCTTCATGGGCAATCCGCTGGCGTGCGCGGTCGCCGTCGCCTCCGTGGAACTGCTGCTGAGCCGGGACTGGGCCGCCGAGGTGGCGGGCATCGAGGCCGGGCTGCGCGCGGGATTGGCTGCGGCACAGGATGTTCCGGGTGTGATCGAGGTGCGCGTACACGGCGCGATCGGTGTCGTCGAACTCGACCGGCCCGTGGACATGCGCAAGGCCACCCACGCCGCGGTCGACGCCGGGGTCTGGCTGCGACCGTTCCGCAACCTCGTCTACACGATGCCGCCGTTCGTCTCGACCGCGGAGGATGTGGCGCGGATCGCGGCGGGCGTGGTCGCGGCGGCGGAGGCCTGA
- a CDS encoding TetR/AcrR family transcriptional regulator C-terminal domain-containing protein, whose amino-acid sequence MQLHRADVIDGAVAILDHYGLADLTMRRLATSLNVQPGALYWHFANKQALLGAVADRILEPMERPLESGDWTAQLGVLAHRLRECLLAYRDGAELVSSTYASRLTTSKGRERMAGNLIRAGMTREEADLAAYTLLYYVLGEVVDEQSRMQMDSAGALPDESSPLYENTTATERFDFGLQLFLGGVRHLLGTRVR is encoded by the coding sequence GTGCAACTGCATCGCGCGGACGTGATCGACGGGGCCGTCGCCATTCTCGATCACTACGGCCTGGCCGACCTCACCATGCGCCGCCTGGCGACCTCGCTGAACGTCCAGCCCGGCGCGCTGTACTGGCATTTCGCGAACAAGCAGGCCCTGCTCGGCGCGGTGGCCGACCGCATCCTGGAGCCGATGGAACGGCCGCTGGAATCCGGCGACTGGACCGCGCAACTGGGCGTGCTCGCACACCGGCTGCGCGAATGCCTGCTCGCCTATCGCGACGGCGCCGAACTGGTCTCGTCCACCTACGCCTCCCGCCTCACCACCAGCAAGGGCCGGGAACGCATGGCCGGCAACCTGATCCGCGCCGGAATGACCCGCGAGGAGGCCGACCTCGCCGCCTACACGCTGTTGTACTACGTCCTCGGCGAGGTGGTGGACGAACAGTCCCGGATGCAGATGGACTCCGCCGGCGCGCTACCCGACGAATCGTCGCCGCTGTACGAGAACACCACCGCCACCGAACGTTTCGACTTCGGCCTGCAACTGTTCCTCGGCGGCGTGCGCCACCTGCTGGGCACCCGGGTGCGCTGA